One segment of Triticum aestivum cultivar Chinese Spring chromosome 2A, IWGSC CS RefSeq v2.1, whole genome shotgun sequence DNA contains the following:
- the LOC123185574 gene encoding amino acid transporter AVT1I — protein sequence MSNRDPKYIPISVSARSDCAVQMSYDVPLLGAQEATRPGKAPHGGGQDDGNASFVRTCLNGTNGLAGVGLLSMPYALAEGGWLSLALLAAVAATCWYTGLLLGRCMAADQAIRTYPDIGERAFGRRGRLVVSAFMYAELYLVAIGFLILDGDNLDKLFPGASVHLGPVSLAGKQLFVVLVALMVAPTTWLRSLGVLAYVSAAGVFASVAIVLSVLWAAAVDGVGFSGRGTTTPLRLTGLPTALGLYTFCYCTHAVFPTLYTSMKQKSQFPKMLAICFVLCTLNYGSMAVLGYLMYGDGVQSQVTLNLPAARLSSKIAIYTTVVMPFSKYALVVTPIAVAIEERFRGVVGEGAAASVAVRTLLVLSTVVVAIALPFFGYLMALVGSLLSVCACMLLPCLCYVRIFGATSLTALETASIVGILVLGLLVAITGTYSSLVQIIHELQVGV from the exons ATGTCAAATAGAGACCCCAAGTACATACCAATAAGCGTGAGCGCGCGGTCGGATTGCGCCGTGCAAATGAGCTATGACGTGCCGCTTCTCGGGGCGCAAGAGGCCACGCGGCCGGGGAAGGCGCCGCACGGCGGGGGGCAAGACGACGGCAATGCCAGCTTCGTGCGAACTTGCCTCAACGGCACCAACGGCTTGGCAG GTGTTGGGCTGCTGTCGATGCCGTACGCGCTCGCGGAGGGTGGATGGCTGAGCCTGGCGCTgctcgccgccgtggccgccaCCTGCTGGTACACGGGCCTCCTCCTCGGGCGTTGCATGGCCGCTGACCAGGCAATCCGGACGTACCCGGACATCGGCGAGCGCGCCTTCGGCCGCCGGGGACGCCTGGTCGTGTCCGCCTTCATGTACGCCGAGCTCTACCTCGTCGCCATCGGCTTCCTCATCCTCGACGGCGACAACCTCGACAAGCTTTTCCCCGGCGCCAGCGTTCACCTGGGGCCCGTGTCGCTTGCGGGGAAGCAGCTGTTCGTCGTGCTGGTGGCGCTCATGGTCGCGCCCACGACGTGGCTGCGCAGTCTGGGCGTGCTCGCCTACGTCTCCGCTGCAGGCGTGTTCGCGTCGGTCGCCATCGTCCTCAGCGTGCTCTGGGCCGCGGCCGTCGACGGCGTCGGGTTCTCCGGGCGAGGCACTACCACGCCATTGCGGCTCACCGGCCTCCCCACCGCTCTCGGCCTCTACACCTTCTGCTACTGCACCCACGCGGTGTTCCCGACGCTGTACACATCCATGAAGCAAAAATCTCAGTTCCCAAAG ATGCTAGCGATATGCTTCGTGCTGTGCACGCTCAACTACGGCTCAATGGCCGTGCTGGGATACCTCATGTACGGCGACGGCGTGCAGTCCCAGGTGACGCTCAACCTACCGGCGGCGAGGCTCAGCTCCAAGATCGCCATATACACGACGGTGGTCATGCCTTTCTCGAAGTATGCACTGGTGGTCACGCCGATCGCGGTGGCCATCGAGGAGAGGTTTCGTGGCGTGGTAGGCGAGGGAGCCGCGGCCTCCGTGGCGGTGAGGACGCTGCTGGTGCTGAGCACGGTGGTCGTCGCGATCGCGCTGCCCTTCTTCGGGTACCTCATGGCGCTGGTGGGTTCCCTGCTCAGCGTGTGCGCGTGCATGCTGCTGCCGTGCCTCTGCTATGTCAGGATCTTCGGAGCTACATCTCTCACGGCTTTGGAGACGGCGTCGATCGTCGGAATACTGGTGTTGGGCTTGCTGGTGGCTATAACAGGGACGTACTCTTCTCTTGTGCAAATTATCCATGAGTTGCAAGTGGGAGTGTAA